In Pseudomonas saponiphila, the genomic stretch TGAGGCGGTCCAGGCCCGCTTTGCCGCCAACAACAGGCCCAGCAGGATAAAGCCCCCGGGGACCAGAGTCAGCAGGCGCAAGCCGCCCTGGGGCAGCAGCACCCAGCCGGTGCTGTCGCCGCTCAGGCCGACAAGCCAGCCCAGATGGCTGCCCAAGGCGCCTGTACCCAGCAGTTCGCGCAGTGCGCCCAGCAGTGCCAGGGCGCCACAGAAGCCGGCGGCCAGGCGCAACCGATTGCGGTGCTGGAAGAAGCCCGCCTGTTCCAGCATCACGCATTGCAGGGGCAGCAGGCCCAGGTACAGGCTCAACTGCTGGTGCAGTTCATAACTTAATGCTTGCAGCGCCAGCCACAGGCAACTGCCGAGGGACGCTCCGAGCAGCAGGCTGGCGAACCACTGCTGCTGGCGTTGCAACTGTGCCCGCAATAGACCCATGCCGGCTCCGAACAAGCTCAGCAGCAGCCCGGATGCCAGGGCCAGGCCCAGGGCCTTGACCCAGGAATCAGTGGCCCCGATCAACGGCGTCAGCATCAGCAGGCCCGGCAATGTCAGCGGCTTATTCATGGGCGGCCTCCGGGAGCAGTTGCTGGCGATGTTCGTCGAAGTAGCGCAAGGCATCGTGTAGGGCACTGATGACCGCGCGGGAGGTGATGGTGGCGCCGGCGATCTGATCGAACTGGCCGCCGTCCTTCTTCAGGGCCCAGGCGGCATCGCCCGGATCACTGCGGGACTTGCCGGAAAAACCCTGCAACCAGGGGTTGGGCTGATCAGCGATCCTGGCGCCCAGGCCGGGGGTTTCATCCTGTCTCAGGGTCTTGCTGCCCAGCAGCCGGCCCTGGCTGTCAATGGCGATCAAAAGCTCGATGGGGCCGGCGTAGCCGCTCACCTGACTGCGCAACAGCACGGCGCTGGGGTGGCCCTGAAGAGTGGCCAGGTAGCCCTGCAACAAGCGGCTGTTGTCCAGTTGCACATCCTCAAGAGGCAGTGGCTGCTCCAGGGGCTGGTTGTCGTAGCGAGCGACGGGCAGCAGGTCGAGCAACTTGCGCGCCTGCTGCGCCCGTTGTTCAGCGGCGATACGTGGCGCCGCAACCCCATGTAGCCACAAGGTCGCCGCCACCCCCACGAAACCGATCAGGGCCAGCAGGAGCAGACCGCCGGATTTTTTCATGCTCAAGCGTTCTCCCGTTTTGCCGCGCACAGGCGTTCCAGTCCCGGCACTGTCAGATTCATCAGCAGCACGGCGAAGGCGACGCCGTCGGGGTAGCCGCCCCATGTCCGGATCAGGTAAGTCAGCAGGCCGACGCCGACGCCAAACAGCAGCCGGGCTTTTTCCGTCTTGGGTCCCGATACCGGTTCGGTGACGATAAAGAATGCGCCGAGCATGCTGGCGCCGCTGAGCAGATGAAACAGCGGTGAACCGTGGGAGTCCGAGCCCGTACCGTTCCAGCACACCAGGCTGATGACCAGGAGGCTGCCCAGCATGCCCGCCGGCGCCTGCCAGCCGATGACCCGCTGCTGCAGCAGAAACAGGCCTCCGGCAAGAAATCCCAGGTTGATCCATTGCGCGGCACGACCGCCGAAATGGCCGAAGGCGGGGTTGCTGGCAAAGAGTTCGTCGAGGGTCAGGCTCTTGTTGACGCGCAAACTGTCCAGCGCCGTGGCTTGGGCCCAGGCATCCACTTGCAGGCCGTCAGAGAGGCCGAACACCTGTTGCAGTCCCGCGAGCAGGTCCATGGCGTGCGGCGCGGGCCAATGGGTCATCGACTGGGGAAAGCACAGCAAGGCCAGGGCGTAACCGAGCATCGCCGGATTGAACGGGTTCTGGCCGACTCCGCCGTACACCTGCTTGCCCAGGGCAATGGCAGCTGCCGCGGCGCTGAGCGGCAGCCACCAGGGGCAGTAAGGTGGCAACGCCAGGGCCAGCAATGTGGCGCTGACCAAGGCGCTGCCATCGCCAAGGCCGGCTGACAGCGCACGCTTTCTCAGGAACAGCGCCAGGGCTTCCATGGCCAGGGCGCCGCATGCCGCCAGCAACAGGTTGAGCAGCACGCCCCAGCCGAACCACCACAGCAATACCAGCAGCCCGGGCAGCGTGGCCAGCAGCACGCGTTGCATGGCCTGGCGCAGGCGCGGGTCGACGCCGTCAGCGGTCAGCATGGGCCTTCACCTGGCGTTCGGCTTCGTGCAAGCGTGCCTGAGCCTCGGCCAGTTGCTCGGCATGGGTGCCAGGCTGGCGCTGCAGTTTGTGCAGTTCGGCGCGGGCGTAGGCCAGTTCGGTTTTCAGTTGCCGCAGTTGGGGATCGATCGGGCGCTTTTCGACACGCACCAGGACTGGGGCCGGTTTGCCGCTGGCGTCCTCGGCGGCGTGCAGCGCCTGTTCGGCGGCCGCCAGGGCGGCGCTCAAGGCTTGTAGCTCGGCGTCGGAGGCGTGCGCGGCCTGGGCCTTTTTCAGTTCGGCGCGGCGGGTGGCCAGCTGGATCTTTGCCCGCTTGAGTTCGGCGTCCTTGGCCACTGGGGCCGCGGTAGCCGCCGCTGGAGCTGCCGGCTCCAGCTGCGCCAGGGCCTGTTCGGCGGCTTCGAACTGACGCTGCAGAACGATGAGCTGCGTTTGCTGCTCGAAGGTCGGTGGATGGCCGAAGGCCTTGAGGGATTTGTGCAATTGAGCCCGGCTCATGGCCAGCTCGATCTTGGCTTTTTTCAGCGCCGCGTCGGCGGCCGCGGCTTTCTGCGCGCGGACCCGCTCGATGGCGGCCTGCAGCGGATTCTGGCTGTCGTCGACAGCCTGTGCGGCTTTCTGCGCACGCGCCTGACGCTCGGCCAGGCGCCGGGCTTCTTGCCGTTGCAAGCGCTCGTTGCGTTGTTCGAAGCGCCGACGCGCCTGCTCGCGCTTGCTGTTGCGGGCCTGCAGTTGCTCGGGGCTGGTGGCCAGGCCGCCAACAATCGGTACCACCTTGGCTTCTGGGAGCGGCAGCATGTCGATGCAGTCCACCGGACAAGGCGCCACGCACAGGTCGCAACCGGTACATTCGTCGATCAGCACGCTGTGCATGAATTTGGCCGCGCCGACGATGGCGTCCACAGGGCAGGCCTGGATGCACTTGGTGCAGCCAATGCACTCTGCCTCGCGGATATGGGCGATCTGTGCCGGCGCTTCGCCGCGGCTGCGGTCCAGCTCCAACACCGGCAATTGCAACAGTTGCGCCAGGCCGGCAATGGTTTCCTGGCCGCCGGGCGGGCACTTGTTGATGGCCTCGCCGTTGGCGATGCCCTGGGCGTAGGGCTTGCATCCTGGATGGCCGCACTTGCCGCATTGGGTCTGGGGCAGGAGGGCATCGATGCGTTGAATCAGACTCATGTTTTGATCAGTCCGTTGAAGCCGAAAAACGCCACTGCCATGAGGCCGGCGCTGATCAGGTCGATCGGCAGGCCGCGCCAGGGCAGGGGAATATCGTTGGTGGAAATACGCTGGCGCAGGTCGCTGAACAGGCTCAGCACCAGCCAGAAACCCAGTCCGGCCCCCAGGCTCATGGCGCTGAGGGTGGCCAGGTCCAGATCGTCCCGGGCGCCGATCAGCAGCAGGCCGAGCATGCCGGCATTGCCCAGCAGCAAGGGCCAGAGGCCTTCGAACGGCAAGCGCGGCAGGACGCGGGACAGCAGCCTCAGCAGCGGCTTGATCAGCAACAGGCTCAATGGCAGCCAGATGAACAATTGCAGCGCCGCCAACCCCCAGGGCTGCAGCAGCCCACGATAAAGGACATGCCCCAGCACGCTGCTGAGCAGCATCAACCCCGTGGTCGCCAGCCCCAGCGCATGAACCCGTTGTCGGTTGCTAGCGTCGGCCTGCAACAGCGGATCGACGCCCAGCGGCCATTGCAACACGAAGTTGTTGATCAGGGCGGTGCTGAACAGGGCGAGCAGGAAGTGGGTCATGGTGGCGGCCGGTACGGGCAGGCTATCCCTCAAGAGTAGGCAAACTCTGCGCGCACGCAGGGGCGCCAGATATGCAAATCCCCCCGTTGCGCCTGGGCACGACGGGGGGATGGGGGCAGCGTGGAGGCTTACTTGATCCGCTGGCCGGGCTTGGCGCCGCTGTCCGGGCTCAGCAGGTAGATCTCTTCGCCGCCAGGGCCGGCAGCCATCACCATGCCCTCGGAAATGCCGAACTTCATTTTCCGCGGCTTGAGGTTGGCGATCATCATGGTCAGGCGCCCATCGAGCTTGGATGGGTCCGGGTAGGCGCTCTTGATTCCGGAGAACACGTTGCGTTGCTCATCACCGATATCCAGGGTCAGGCGCAGCAGCTTGTCGGCACCTTCCACGGCTTCGGCCTTGACGATCAGGGCGACGCGCAGGTCGACGGCGGCGAAGGTGTCGAAGTCGATTTCCGGCGACAGCGGATCCTTGGCCAGTTCGCCGTTGCCGGCTGGCGCGGCGGCGCCGGTGTCGGTCTGGCTGGCGGTCAGGTCTTCTTTCGAGGCGTCGGTCATGGCTTGGACTTTTACCGGGTCGATCCGCGTCATCAGCGGCTTGAATTCGTTGAGCTGATGGTTGGCCAGCAGGTGCTGGTGGTCGTTCCAGGTCAGCGGCGCGACGTTGAGGAAGGCCTCGGCATCGGCGGCCAGCAGTGGCAGCACCGGCTTGAGGAAGATCACCAGTTGGCGGAACAGGTTGATGCCGGTGGCGCAGATGGCCTGGACCTCGGCCTGCTTGCCTTCCTGCTTGTTCAACGACCATGGGGCCTTGTCGGCGATCCAGGCATTGGCGCGGTCGGCCAGGGCCATGATTTCGCGCATGGCGCGGGCGAAGTCGCGGGCCTCATAGGCGTCGGCGATGCTGGGCGCGGCGGCCAGGAAAGCCTCGGTCAGCTCGGGGGCGGCATTGCTGTCGACCATCAACCCGGCGTTGCCCTTGTGGATGAAACCGGCGCAACGGCTGGCAATGTTGACCACCTTGCCTACCAGGTCGGAGTTGACCTTCTGCACGAAGTCTTCGAGGTTCAGGTCCAGGTCGTCGACGCCACGGCCCAGCTTGGAGGCGTAGTAGTAGCGCAGGTATTCCGGCGACAGGTGCTCCAGGTAGGTGCGGGCCTTGATGAAGGTGCCGCGGGACTTGGACATCTTCTGGCCATTGACGGTCAGGTAGCCGTGGACGTTGATGCCGGTCGGCTTGCGGTAGCCGGCGCCTTCCAGCATCGCGGGCCAGAA encodes the following:
- a CDS encoding RnfABCDGE type electron transport complex subunit G, which codes for MKKSGGLLLLALIGFVGVAATLWLHGVAAPRIAAEQRAQQARKLLDLLPVARYDNQPLEQPLPLEDVQLDNSRLLQGYLATLQGHPSAVLLRSQVSGYAGPIELLIAIDSQGRLLGSKTLRQDETPGLGARIADQPNPWLQGFSGKSRSDPGDAAWALKKDGGQFDQIAGATITSRAVISALHDALRYFDEHRQQLLPEAAHE
- the rsxB gene encoding electron transport complex subunit RsxB, which encodes MSLIQRIDALLPQTQCGKCGHPGCKPYAQGIANGEAINKCPPGGQETIAGLAQLLQLPVLELDRSRGEAPAQIAHIREAECIGCTKCIQACPVDAIVGAAKFMHSVLIDECTGCDLCVAPCPVDCIDMLPLPEAKVVPIVGGLATSPEQLQARNSKREQARRRFEQRNERLQRQEARRLAERQARAQKAAQAVDDSQNPLQAAIERVRAQKAAAADAALKKAKIELAMSRAQLHKSLKAFGHPPTFEQQTQLIVLQRQFEAAEQALAQLEPAAPAAATAAPVAKDAELKRAKIQLATRRAELKKAQAAHASDAELQALSAALAAAEQALHAAEDASGKPAPVLVRVEKRPIDPQLRQLKTELAYARAELHKLQRQPGTHAEQLAEAQARLHEAERQVKAHADR
- a CDS encoding Rnf-Nqr domain containing protein, producing MTHFLLALFSTALINNFVLQWPLGVDPLLQADASNRQRVHALGLATTGLMLLSSVLGHVLYRGLLQPWGLAALQLFIWLPLSLLLIKPLLRLLSRVLPRLPFEGLWPLLLGNAGMLGLLLIGARDDLDLATLSAMSLGAGLGFWLVLSLFSDLRQRISTNDIPLPWRGLPIDLISAGLMAVAFFGFNGLIKT
- a CDS encoding Rnf-Nqr domain containing protein; amino-acid sequence: MNKPLTLPGLLMLTPLIGATDSWVKALGLALASGLLLSLFGAGMGLLRAQLQRQQQWFASLLLGASLGSCLWLALQALSYELHQQLSLYLGLLPLQCVMLEQAGFFQHRNRLRLAAGFCGALALLGALRELLGTGALGSHLGWLVGLSGDSTGWVLLPQGGLRLLTLVPGGFILLGLLLAAKRAWTASSPFNRQSSRK
- a CDS encoding RnfABCDGE type electron transport complex subunit D, yielding MLTADGVDPRLRQAMQRVLLATLPGLLVLLWWFGWGVLLNLLLAACGALAMEALALFLRKRALSAGLGDGSALVSATLLALALPPYCPWWLPLSAAAAAIALGKQVYGGVGQNPFNPAMLGYALALLCFPQSMTHWPAPHAMDLLAGLQQVFGLSDGLQVDAWAQATALDSLRVNKSLTLDELFASNPAFGHFGGRAAQWINLGFLAGGLFLLQQRVIGWQAPAGMLGSLLVISLVCWNGTGSDSHGSPLFHLLSGASMLGAFFIVTEPVSGPKTEKARLLFGVGVGLLTYLIRTWGGYPDGVAFAVLLMNLTVPGLERLCAAKRENA
- the metG gene encoding methionine--tRNA ligase, with amino-acid sequence MSEPRKILVTSALPYANGSIHLGHMLEYIQTDMWVRFQKHRGNQCIYVCADDAHGSAIMLRAEKEGITPEQLIANVQAEHSADFADFLVDFDNFHSTHAEENRELSSQIYLKLRDAGHIATRSITQYFDPEKKMFLADRFIKGTCPKCGTEDQYGDNCEKCGATYAPTDLKDPKSAISGATPVLKDSQHFFFKLPDFQQMLQSWTRSGTLQDAVANKIAEWLDAGLQQWDISRDAPYFGFEIPGEPGKYFYVWLDAPIGYMASFKNLCDRRPELDFDAFWGKDSTAELYHFIGKDIVNFHALFWPAMLEGAGYRKPTGINVHGYLTVNGQKMSKSRGTFIKARTYLEHLSPEYLRYYYASKLGRGVDDLDLNLEDFVQKVNSDLVGKVVNIASRCAGFIHKGNAGLMVDSNAAPELTEAFLAAAPSIADAYEARDFARAMREIMALADRANAWIADKAPWSLNKQEGKQAEVQAICATGINLFRQLVIFLKPVLPLLAADAEAFLNVAPLTWNDHQHLLANHQLNEFKPLMTRIDPVKVQAMTDASKEDLTASQTDTGAAAPAGNGELAKDPLSPEIDFDTFAAVDLRVALIVKAEAVEGADKLLRLTLDIGDEQRNVFSGIKSAYPDPSKLDGRLTMMIANLKPRKMKFGISEGMVMAAGPGGEEIYLLSPDSGAKPGQRIK